Part of the Cohnella candidum genome, CGTCCGGCAATCCTGGTAACCCCGTCCGGCATCACAGCCCGGAAAACGGCCGAAGCCGGTATTGCCTCGGGCTCACGCCGTAATAGGCGCCGAAATGGCGGGTGAACGGATGGATCGAAGGATAGCCGAGTTTTTCGGCGATGGCCGTCACGCTCAGGTCGCTTTCCTGAAGGAGGTGGGACGCCCTCTTCATCAGCAGGTTATGCTGGTACGCCTTGGGCGTCAGCCCGGTTTCCCGAAGGAACAGCTCGTGAAAATACGTCCGCTTCAGTCCGCAGAATTTCCACCACGTCTCTACGGGCTCCCGGCGTTCGGGGAAGGCGTCGAGCTGGGCAAGCAGCCGGACGATCCGGTAATCGCTGGGCTGCCGGGTATGGAGGGCGTTGTACCAATTGAGGAACCAGGCATAAAGCAGGCTGTTCAGCGCTTCATGGCGGTAGAAAGAAGACTGGTCGAACACCTTCGTCATCTGCAGCAGTCCGTCATACAGAATCGGATGGGACTGCAGCGAATAGATACTCGGAAACGCAGCCAGCTCCTCGCATGGTTCTGCCGGCGTCGAAGTGTGGGGCTGGTAAGGCTCGGGATAGCGGAAAAACGTCCGGTTGAGAGAGACAGGCTGCTCCGTCGGCCATAAGTCGAAATATAGATTCCAGGATGACAGCGGGTGCGTCGGAGAAATATGGAAGGCGTGCGGCTGCCCCGGACGGAGGAACACGAGCGTTTTGTTCGCGATGGGATAACGCTTGCCGTCGATCTCCATTTCGCCGGGCCCGTCGGTAAAGAGGTGGATGGCGTATACGTTGCAGGTGCGCAGCCCCTCGTTGGAACTGCCGTCGTACAGATAAGGCATGGAGTCCCCGAGAAAGGGCTTCAGGTCGGACAAACGTTTCATCGAATGGCGCGCCTCCGTTCGCATGCTCAGATGCATTTCACAAATTACCGGATAAAACGTCAAATCAATGGATGCGGTATCAAATACGACATCCTGATCTGATGATACGATATGGGCAGAGTTTCGGGAAGATGATGCGATATGCAGCGGATGATTTTGCAACAAGAAATTCGGGAGGAGTGCGCATGGAGTTCGCAAACCGGACGGTCATCGTCACGGGCGGAGGTTCGGGAATCGGAGAAGCCTGCGCCGAATTGTTCGCCGAGAGGGGCGCCTCCGTGGTTATTGCCGACCGAAACGAGGCGGAGGGGACCCGAGCTGCCGACAGGATCAACGCCGAGCTTCCGGCTGTAACGGCCGGCGGACCTCCCCGCGCGTCGGCGATCCGGACGGACGTCTCCCGGGACATGGAAGTCGCCGCGTTGGTGGAGCAGACGCTCTGGACGTACGGCAGGATCGACGTTCTCGTCAACAACGCCGCGGTGATATGGCCGCGCTTCTTGGAGGAAATCGGCGAATCCGACTTCGATCGTGTGATCTCTGTCAACCTCAAGGGCGTGTTCCTCATGATCAAGCATGCGATCCCGCATTTGCGAAGAACACGGGGAGCGATCGTGAATTTGGCGTCGCTGAACGGCCTCGTCGGACAGCGGCAAAACCCGGTTTACGCGGCGGCCAAAGGCGGCGTCATCGCGATGAGCAAATCGCTGGCGCTGGATTATGCGGCCGATGGGGTCCGCATTAACTGCGTCTGCCCCGCCGGGGTCATGACGCCGCTGCTAGAAGAATGGACCCGGCAGCAGGAAGATCCCGCGGCGACCGTGCAGGCTCTGAACGACATGCATCCGTT contains:
- a CDS encoding helix-turn-helix transcriptional regulator, which encodes MKRLSDLKPFLGDSMPYLYDGSSNEGLRTCNVYAIHLFTDGPGEMEIDGKRYPIANKTLVFLRPGQPHAFHISPTHPLSSWNLYFDLWPTEQPVSLNRTFFRYPEPYQPHTSTPAEPCEELAAFPSIYSLQSHPILYDGLLQMTKVFDQSSFYRHEALNSLLYAWFLNWYNALHTRQPSDYRIVRLLAQLDAFPERREPVETWWKFCGLKRTYFHELFLRETGLTPKAYQHNLLMKRASHLLQESDLSVTAIAEKLGYPSIHPFTRHFGAYYGVSPRQYRLRPFSGL
- a CDS encoding SDR family NAD(P)-dependent oxidoreductase gives rise to the protein MEFANRTVIVTGGGSGIGEACAELFAERGASVVIADRNEAEGTRAADRINAELPAVTAGGPPRASAIRTDVSRDMEVAALVEQTLWTYGRIDVLVNNAAVIWPRFLEEIGESDFDRVISVNLKGVFLMIKHAIPHLRRTRGAIVNLASLNGLVGQRQNPVYAAAKGGVIAMSKSLALDYAADGVRINCVCPAGVMTPLLEEWTRQQEDPAATVQALNDMHPLGRPATPEEIAQAVAYLAGARSGFVTGVALPVDGGASLGY